TAGAATGAGAAATGATCTCTACAATACGCTTATCGTTATATAATTTGGAGGACGATCCGGAGTAACAAATAACCTGATCGCAAGTCACGCCGTCTTCAGGTTGGACGACGCTGGCTTCACCAAGTTGCACGTTTATTACGTTTCCTAAATAGTTTTTTCGATATAAGTTTTTAGTAATGGCTACACCATTAGCTTTTTCGTTAGGGAAGGAGCGATGGACTAAAATCCCCATGGCAATACTATTTTGGTCAATATTAAAGTAATCACGTTCTAAAAAAGCACGTTCGTACCATAAGCTTGACCACACTTTTTTGATCGCCTTTTCAATAGATTTTTTTTCGCTTCCTACAATTCCTGTTTTAGAGTCGTATAAACCTGCGCCAGAAAACCCAACAATGTCTTCAGCATTAGTCGAGCTTCTAAAACGCATACGTGTGTAGTCTCCTAAGCTTTTAATTTTTGCTTCTACTTTGGCTATTAAATCAGGGCTAAGAGGCGCTTTTTTTATTTTTTTCTGAATGGCTTTTAGTTGTTTGGTTAAGGCTTTGGTATCTTGATTGATTTTAAAATCGTAAATCATTTGTTTGATTAGTATATCAGCACCAGAAGTTTTTATATGTGTGTCGTAAAAATGAAACGGAATAGCAAAGGCAGATTCCGGAATTTTAAATTGTTCTTTTTTAGCTAAGTCATACAATACGCCAAAGTTGGCGGCTTTTCCACCAACAGTATTTATGGAATTTTGGTTTAAATCGTCGACATCAATTAAGTGTTTGACACTAGTATTTGTCTCTAAAAACAACGTTTCTTTTTTCTTCTTTTTTGTTTTTCTTTCAAACTGCTCTTTAGAGATTGGTTTGATATAAAAGGTGTCCAAAGTAACTTCGAAAGAGACATATTGATTGTCAAAACTTTTTAAAATATCAGATTGCATGGCTTTGGTATATGCTGCTATAGGAATTTGTCTGTTTTTTCCTAAAACTGAAATATGGCTTAAAGGGGTTTGCAGAATAGTGGTGATTACACCAGCAGTAATCGGGAGTTCTAATATTGGTTGGTTGATCACTATAATATCATGCTTGGTAATGTTGTTTTGTTTTAAAGAATCAACAGCAACAAATTTTAAGCAGCCATAACTTTTTTGAGCACTAACTGCTTGATAGGTTTGGTCGCCATACAAATCTGAAGCTGATATTGCTGGGATACCTAAAACGGATCTTAATTTTTCTAATCTAGACGTGTTTAAAAAGAAATTAAAATTTTCGAAATATGTAGCTTCTTTAATAGCGTCGTAAAACGTTTTAATGTCTCCAATTAACATATCATCAATAGGAGAAAGCTCTAGGTTATAAGTGTCATTGGCCAAATAATGGTTGATGTTTCCTAGTAAAAAACGCTTGTCTGTATGCTGTGCTTTATAATTAGAATTGTTGAACTCCTTAAGGGTTTGCGGTATTTCTAAATAACCTTTGCAAAAACGGTAATGGTATTTGTAGGTTTTGCTATTAATAAAATAGAGTTGTTTCTCTTTGATATCAAAAACAACTTTTAACGCATCAATGTTACCATATTTGTTTGTATTTGGTGTTGTTTTTAAAGCATTGAAATCAGAAGGAGACGTCAAAACACGTTTAAACTTTGTCTGAGACGCTACAAGTGTTGAGGTTATTATAAAAAGAACGACTAGATGTTTTTTAATATAAGATGTAATCAAGTTAAGGTTGGTTTTTGTTAGAGAATTACAATATAAAACAAAAAAAAGCAACACGCCACTTTTGTAAAGTATTGTGTTGCTTTTCAACTAACCAACCATAAATAAAACGTACTGTTTTGTGGTTTATTTTATGTTAACAGAACTTTGTGATTACACGTTTTCTGTTACTAAGGCCTCTTGATTTCTAAAGACTAACTCGCCATCAAAAGCATCTAATAAAATAATACTATCTGTTGTAACCTTACCAGATAATATCTCGCGGCTTAATTGATTTAAAACCTCTTTCTGAATCACTCGTTTTACAGGTCTAGCACCATATTCTGGATCATATCCTTTCTCTGCTAAGTAAGCAATAGCTTCTGGTGTTGCGTCAAACGTAATACCTTGTTTACCTATCATTTTAGATAGCCCTTTTAATTGTAATCCCACAATTTGCGTGATGCTGTCTTTGGTTAATGGTGTAAACATGATAATATCATCAATACGATTTATAAACTCAGGTCTAACCGTTTGTTTTAATAATGCTAATACATCTACTTTTGCACCTTCCATCGCGGTATCCACATCTTTTACAGCATCAAAACGTTCTTGTATTATTTGACTTCCCATATTGGATGTCATGATAATAATGGTGTTTTTAAAATCGGCAGTACGACCTTTGTTATCTGTTAAATGCCCTTCGTCTAAGACTTGTAATAATATATTAAACGTATCAGGATGTGCTTTTTCAATTTCGTCTAAAAGGACTACAGAATAAGGTTTGCGTCTAACCGCTTCGGTTAATTGTCCACCTTCGTCATAACCAACATATCCTGGAGGTGCACCAACTAATCTGCTTACAGCATGACGCTCTTGGTACTCACTCATATCAATTCTAGTCATTGCGCTTTCGTCATCAAACAGATATTCGGCTAATGCTTTTGCTAATTCCGTTTTACCAACACCAGTTGTTCCTAAAAACAGGAAGGTTCCGATTGGCTTTGATGGATTTTGCAAACCTGCACGACTACGTCTTACAGCGTCACTCACCGCAACAATAGCTTCTTCTTGACCAACGACGCGTTTGTGCAGTTCGTTTTCAAGATTTAATAGTTTTTCACGATCGCCTTGTAGCATTTTAGTTACTGGGATTCCTGTCCATTTAGCAACGACTTCTGCAATGTCCTCATAAGTGACTTCTTCTTTTATTAATGAATTCTCAGATTGGTTATCAGCTAAATCTTTCTGTAATTTTTCTAATTCTTCTTGAGCTTCTTTAATCTTACCGTAACGTAACTCCGCAACCTTACCATAATCTCCATCGCGCTCTGCTTTTTCAGCTTCAAGTTTAAAGTTTTCGATATCTTGCTTTCTGTTTTGTATGTTGTCTACAACTTCTTTTTCGCTAATCCATTTAGCATTGATTTCGTTACGTTCTTCTTTTAAGTTCGCTAAGTCTGATCGTAATGTTTTTAATTTACTTTCATCTTTCTCTCTCTTAATAGCTTCAATTTCAATCTCTAATTGCATCACTTTTCTATCCAGAACATCTAATTCTTCTGGTTTAGAGTTGATTTCCATACGCATTTTAGCAGCAGCTTCATCCATTAAGTCAATGGCTTTATCTGGAAGAAATCTGTTAGTAATGTAACGTTGAGACAACTCTACAGCACCAATAATAGCATCATCTTTTATACGTACTTTATGGTGTGCTTCGTATTTTTCTTTTATTCCTCTTAAAATAGAAATGGCACTTTCGGTATCAGGCTCATTAACCATTACTTTCTGGAAACGACGCTCTAAGGCTTTGTCTTTCTCAAAGTACTTTTGATACTCGTCTAAAGTGGTTGCTCCAATAGCTCGCAATTCTCCACGAGCTAAAGCGGGTTTTAAAATATTTGCGGCATCCATTGCACCTTGTCCACCACCAGCGCCAACTAATGTGTGAATTTCGTCAATAAATAGTACGATATCGCCATCACTTTCTGTTACTTCTTTAATAACTGCTTTTAGGCGTTCTTCAAATTCTCCTTTAAATTTAGCACCTGCAATTAATGCGCCCATGTCTAATGCGAAAATTTGCTTGTCGACTAGGTTTTCAGGGACGTCACCATCTACGATTCTATGTGCTAATCCTTCAGCAATAGCAGTTTTACCAGTTCCTGGCTCACCAACTAAGATGGGGTTGTTTTTTGTACGACGTGATAAAATTTGAAGGATTCTTCTAATTTCCTCATCACGACCAATAACAGGATCTAATTTTCCGTCTCTGGCTAATTTGTTTAAATTTTTAGCGTATTTATTTAGGGAGTTGTAGGTTTCCTCTTGACTTTGTGAGGTAACACGGTCTCCTTTTCTTAATTCGTCTATCGCTGCTTTTAAACCTTTTTCTGTCACACTTTGGTCTTTAAGCATTTGTGCTATTTTACTGTTTGATTTAAAAACAGCTAAAATAAAATGCTCAATAGAGACGTAGTCGTCATTCATTGCTTTTGCAATAATTGATGCTTCGTTTAGGGTTTTGCTAGCTTCACGAGACAGCATTAAATCTGCTCCTGTAACTTTAGGAAAACTTTCTAATTGCTTATCTAATGCTAATTCTAAAACATTAAGATTGACATTCAATTTTTTTAGGATGAATGGTAATACGTTTTCATCAACCTCAAAAATGGCTTTAAAAAAGTGTTCATTTTCTATTTGTTGATGACCATAACTTTGCGCAATCTGCTGAGCGCGTTGTATGGCTTCTTTCGATTTGATTGTATAATTATCTGGGTTCATATAGTGTGTTTATTTGTAGTTCCGCATAAGCGAAAACTTATGTTTATAATTGTTTTGTGTTAGTTGTATTTCAATTATCTTACCAATTCTAATTGCAAGACAAAATGTCGTTAAAGTGTTGTTTTTAGCTGACTTTTAGTCAGTTTGTCTTTGTTTCTAATTTCTATGTAAGTTAATTAAAACGTTTCGACATATTCAATGATAAATATCATAAAAGTGATATTTTTGTTTAACTTATCGGCAATGAAAATTGCTAAAATGAAATTACTATGTTTGGAAAATTATTTGGTGGTTCTAAAGAGCCAAAAGAAAAGAAAATACTGCCTTGGAAAAATTTAACTACGGTTAGTCAGTTGGATGACATTGCTAAATTGTCTAAAGAGAAAACACAGGTGATATTTAAGCATTCTACAAGATGTGGTATTAGTAGTATGGTTATGAATCAGTTTGTCGCTGCTTTTGATTTGGATATAAATTTAGATTTATATTATTTAGATTTATTAAATTACAGAGAGGTGTCTAATGAGGCTGGCTATAAATTTCAGGTGATGCACCAATCGCCACAGTTATTGGTGATAAAAAATGGAGTAGCGGTTGCGCATGCTAGTCATGGCGCTATAAATGAAATTGACTTATTTAAATTTGTTTAAATTATGAAATATGTAGTACTATTTATTATTGTATTAACGTCTTTTAGTTGCGAAACTAAAGATGAAAACGCTTACGTACCCTCTAATAATTGGAAAGCTATGCAATGGAATAAACCGTTAACGGACTCGTTATTAGTGTCGGGATCAACTTATTTATCAGTTTATTCTCAAATTTATAGTGTTACGGAACATAAAACACATAATTTAACAGCTACAGTAAGTTTAAGAAATATTAATAAAAAGGATACTATTTTTATAAAGGAAGCTGATTTTTATAATACTAATGGCGATTTAATTAAAGCCTATTTTACAGAGACAATTTATGTTAAGCCTATGCAGACTATAGAGATTGTCATAAATGAAAGAGATATTGAAGGCGGAACAGGTGCTAATTTTGTATTTGATTGGATTGCCGCTAAAGATGTTAAACCCCCTTATTTTGAAGCCGTACAGATATCGACCTCTGGTCAACAAGGCTTATCTTTTACGACTACAGGTGTTGAAATAGAGTAATGTTTATGAAAGAAATTTTAACCACTTTTTTGTTTTTAGTTGCAGTTATTGATCCATTAGGATCTATACCCGTGTATCTGGAAGCGACCAAAAATTTTGATAAAAAATATAAAAAACGTATTGCTATCAGAGCGAGTTTTGTTGCTTTTTTAGTGTTATTATTTTTTATAGTTATTGGACAATTAATTTTAGA
This portion of the Olleya sp. Bg11-27 genome encodes:
- a CDS encoding PEP/pyruvate-binding domain-containing protein, producing MITSYIKKHLVVLFIITSTLVASQTKFKRVLTSPSDFNALKTTPNTNKYGNIDALKVVFDIKEKQLYFINSKTYKYHYRFCKGYLEIPQTLKEFNNSNYKAQHTDKRFLLGNINHYLANDTYNLELSPIDDMLIGDIKTFYDAIKEATYFENFNFFLNTSRLEKLRSVLGIPAISASDLYGDQTYQAVSAQKSYGCLKFVAVDSLKQNNITKHDIIVINQPILELPITAGVITTILQTPLSHISVLGKNRQIPIAAYTKAMQSDILKSFDNQYVSFEVTLDTFYIKPISKEQFERKTKKKKKETLFLETNTSVKHLIDVDDLNQNSINTVGGKAANFGVLYDLAKKEQFKIPESAFAIPFHFYDTHIKTSGADILIKQMIYDFKINQDTKALTKQLKAIQKKIKKAPLSPDLIAKVEAKIKSLGDYTRMRFRSSTNAEDIVGFSGAGLYDSKTGIVGSEKKSIEKAIKKVWSSLWYERAFLERDYFNIDQNSIAMGILVHRSFPNEKANGVAITKNLYRKNYLGNVINVQLGEASVVQPEDGVTCDQVICYSGSSSKLYNDKRIVEIISHSNLNNGDLVMTEAELINLSEQLEKIKKHYYYNVYKSKQKYLAFGLDIEFKLDSDDRELYIKQVRYFND
- the clpB gene encoding ATP-dependent chaperone ClpB, yielding MNPDNYTIKSKEAIQRAQQIAQSYGHQQIENEHFFKAIFEVDENVLPFILKKLNVNLNVLELALDKQLESFPKVTGADLMLSREASKTLNEASIIAKAMNDDYVSIEHFILAVFKSNSKIAQMLKDQSVTEKGLKAAIDELRKGDRVTSQSQEETYNSLNKYAKNLNKLARDGKLDPVIGRDEEIRRILQILSRRTKNNPILVGEPGTGKTAIAEGLAHRIVDGDVPENLVDKQIFALDMGALIAGAKFKGEFEERLKAVIKEVTESDGDIVLFIDEIHTLVGAGGGQGAMDAANILKPALARGELRAIGATTLDEYQKYFEKDKALERRFQKVMVNEPDTESAISILRGIKEKYEAHHKVRIKDDAIIGAVELSQRYITNRFLPDKAIDLMDEAAAKMRMEINSKPEELDVLDRKVMQLEIEIEAIKREKDESKLKTLRSDLANLKEERNEINAKWISEKEVVDNIQNRKQDIENFKLEAEKAERDGDYGKVAELRYGKIKEAQEELEKLQKDLADNQSENSLIKEEVTYEDIAEVVAKWTGIPVTKMLQGDREKLLNLENELHKRVVGQEEAIVAVSDAVRRSRAGLQNPSKPIGTFLFLGTTGVGKTELAKALAEYLFDDESAMTRIDMSEYQERHAVSRLVGAPPGYVGYDEGGQLTEAVRRKPYSVVLLDEIEKAHPDTFNILLQVLDEGHLTDNKGRTADFKNTIIIMTSNMGSQIIQERFDAVKDVDTAMEGAKVDVLALLKQTVRPEFINRIDDIIMFTPLTKDSITQIVGLQLKGLSKMIGKQGITFDATPEAIAYLAEKGYDPEYGARPVKRVIQKEVLNQLSREILSGKVTTDSIILLDAFDGELVFRNQEALVTENV
- the ytxJ gene encoding bacillithiol system redox-active protein YtxJ; the encoded protein is MFGKLFGGSKEPKEKKILPWKNLTTVSQLDDIAKLSKEKTQVIFKHSTRCGISSMVMNQFVAAFDLDINLDLYYLDLLNYREVSNEAGYKFQVMHQSPQLLVIKNGVAVAHASHGAINEIDLFKFV
- a CDS encoding DUF3124 domain-containing protein — translated: MKYVVLFIIVLTSFSCETKDENAYVPSNNWKAMQWNKPLTDSLLVSGSTYLSVYSQIYSVTEHKTHNLTATVSLRNINKKDTIFIKEADFYNTNGDLIKAYFTETIYVKPMQTIEIVINERDIEGGTGANFVFDWIAAKDVKPPYFEAVQISTSGQQGLSFTTTGVEIE